The Acidobacteriota bacterium genome includes the window ATGGTCTCCGATCCCCTCTCCACCCTGATCGAAAACGTGCGCTTCGTGCGGATCCGGGCCGGCCGCTACCATTTCTACGTCAATGCCCCCCGGCACTTCGAGGTCCAGGAGCTCATGGCCATCGAGCTGAAGTGGGCGCGCAGACTGAATCACGGCATATTCAGCAGCATCCGGGCCATTCTGGAAGAGGGCGGACTGGGTCCAGCGGAGTGCCTCCGCCGGCTGGAGATCGAGGTGGATCCGGTTCAGGCGGAAGCCATGGAGTTCATGGCGGACCTCTCCTCACGGACTCCACAGGACCCGGATCTGCGGCAGCTCTTCCAGGAGGCCGTGGGCCGCTTCCCCCACTACTACCGCCTCCTGGAGCAGTCGCTGACCCGAAGCCTGGAACGGGTCTCGCACGGGAGCGCATAGCAGTTCCTCCCGGCGGTGATCGGGCCTATCCAACAAACCCGGCGGGAGGTGTAGACTCATCCTGGGAAATGCGGATTTCAAGGACGCGAATCGGAAACTGGCCTTGCGGTGTCGTCGTCCTGGCCGTGGCTTCCTTGATCCAGGTCCCGTCCATGGGCCAGTCCGGTTCGTCCGAAGATGCCATCCAGGTCCAGTCCGTCTTCCATGACCGGTGCCACTCCTGCCACAATGCCCGGTTGCTGCAGGGCGGGCTCTCTCTCCAGACCCTGACCGACGTCTTGAAGGGGGGCGCCAGCGGACCGGCCCTGGTGCCCGGATCAAGTGGGGACAGCCTCCTTTTCCGACGGGTCAGCGGAATCCAGGAACCCCGGATGCCCTTCCGAAAAGAACCCTTGTCCCCGCAGGAACTGGCTCTCCTGCGGAGGTGGATCGACCAGGGAGCGAGGTGGCCCACCGATCAGCCGCCTTCGGCAGCAACGCCCCGGCTCGCGCCCCGTTGGCCCCGGATCCCGGAAGAGCCGGCGCACCTCACCAATCCCATCGACCGCTTCGTGGCCGCGTTCCTCTCCGCTCAGGGGAAACCCTTTGCCCAGCCGGTCCCGGACCGGGTCTTCCTGAGGCGGGTCCACCTGGATCTGTGGGGGCTCCTGCCTTCCCCCCGGGAAATCGAGAGCTTCCTCTGGGAAGAGGAAGAAGATAAGCGGGAACGGCGGATCCGAGCGTTGCTGGAGGATTCGGACCGCTACGCCGAGCACTGGATGAGCTACTGGAACGACCTGCTGCGAAACGACGAAGGAGTCCGCTACCACGGGGAGCGCGAATCCGTATCGGAATGGTTGTACAAGGCGCTGCAGGAGAATCTGCCCTACGACCGGTTGGTGCAGTCGCTCCTGAACCCGGCCGCCGAGGACGATCCCCGGGGTTTCCTGGTCGGCGTCAACTGGCGGGGCGAGATCAGCGCCAGCCAGAGACGATCCATGCAGGCGGCGCAAAACAGCGCCCATGTCTTCCTGGGCGTCAACCTGAAGTGCGCCTCCTGCCACGACAGCTTCGTGGACCGCTGGAAGTTGTCCGACAGCTACGGCCTCGCCAGTCTCTTCGCCGAGGAGAAACTGGAGCTGGTGCGCTGCGACGCCCCGCTGGGACGGACGGCTTCCCCCCGGTTCATCTTTCCCGAGTTGGGGACAGTTTCCGCCGGCGGCCTGGAGCAGCGTCGGCGGCAGGCGGCGGAGCTCTTCACCTCGCCACGCAACGGCCGCTTCGCCCGTACCCTGGTGAACCGCATCTGGGACCGCCTGCTGGGCCGCGGTCTGGTCCCGGAGATGGACGATCCGGAAAGCGCCGCCTGGTCCCCCGATCTCCTGGACTGGCTGGCCTGGGACTTCGTGGAGAACGGCCACGACCTCAGGCGGTTGCTGGTTCAGATCCTGACGTCACGGACCTACCAGATGCCGCCGGTCCAGGACTCGCCGGTGGAAGGGGCGGCCTCCGCTTTTGGGGGACCGGTTCCCAGACGCCTGACCGCGGAGCAGTTCCTGGACGGTGTCTCCTCGGTGACCGGCGAGTGGAAGATCCTGAGCTCCGCGTCGGGCGACGCGGGCCGTCCCAGCCGTGCCTGGAGATTCAAGTCCAGCCCCCTGACCCGGTCACTGGGACGCCCCATACGGGACCAGGTGGTGACGGCGCGCAACCACGAATCCAGCACCCTGCAGGCCCTGGAGCTCTCGTTTGGAGACGAGTTGAACCGGTTGATCCACCGGGGAGCCGCCAGATTGGCCGGGCAGCTCCGCCCGGCGCCCCGGAATCATTTCGACAGCGGAAACGTCAGATGGGGCAAGGTGGAGGTCGACGTCGACATCGAGGAGTTCCGCGAGTTGCGGCTTCTGGCGGTCGATATGGATTCCTACGATCCCTCACGCGTGCGAGTGGCCTGGGCTGACGCCGAACTCGCGGGTCCGGAGGGAGCGGCGCCGTTGCACCGCATCCAGGGTGAAGGAGGCTTCCAGCAACGTCCCGTCCGATTCGTTGAGCGGACGACCCGGCGAATCACGGCGGAGGACGGGACAACCCGCACGGTCGCCGACAGGACCCCCCATGCATATTCCGAGGCGCTCGTCACCGGACTGCCCGGTGAGCTGGTCTTTCCTCTGGACGGGAGGGGATTCACTCGTTTCCGGGCCGTTGTAGGGGTGGACGAGAAAAGCCTGGGGAGCGACATCCACCCCAGCGTCCGTTTCTTCGTTTTCGACCGTGAGCCGGACCGGGATCGCCTGGTCCGGGAAGAAGGCGATCCTCCCGTTGCCCGAGCTCCGGGCGTCGAGTCGGAGGACGAGCTGGTCACCTGGCTCTACCGCTACTGCCTGGC containing:
- a CDS encoding DUF1549 domain-containing protein, with amino-acid sequence MRISRTRIGNWPCGVVVLAVASLIQVPSMGQSGSSEDAIQVQSVFHDRCHSCHNARLLQGGLSLQTLTDVLKGGASGPALVPGSSGDSLLFRRVSGIQEPRMPFRKEPLSPQELALLRRWIDQGARWPTDQPPSAATPRLAPRWPRIPEEPAHLTNPIDRFVAAFLSAQGKPFAQPVPDRVFLRRVHLDLWGLLPSPREIESFLWEEEEDKRERRIRALLEDSDRYAEHWMSYWNDLLRNDEGVRYHGERESVSEWLYKALQENLPYDRLVQSLLNPAAEDDPRGFLVGVNWRGEISASQRRSMQAAQNSAHVFLGVNLKCASCHDSFVDRWKLSDSYGLASLFAEEKLELVRCDAPLGRTASPRFIFPELGTVSAGGLEQRRRQAAELFTSPRNGRFARTLVNRIWDRLLGRGLVPEMDDPESAAWSPDLLDWLAWDFVENGHDLRRLLVQILTSRTYQMPPVQDSPVEGAASAFGGPVPRRLTAEQFLDGVSSVTGEWKILSSASGDAGRPSRAWRFKSSPLTRSLGRPIRDQVVTARNHESSTLQALELSFGDELNRLIHRGAARLAGQLRPAPRNHFDSGNVRWGKVEVDVDIEEFRELRLLAVDMDSYDPSRVRVAWADAELAGPEGAAPLHRIQGEGGFQQRPVRFVERTTRRITAEDGTTRTVADRTPHAYSEALVTGLPGELVFPLDGRGFTRFRAVVGVDEKSLGSDIHPSVRFFVFDREPDRDRLVREEGDPPVARAPGVESEDELVTWLYRYCLARDPSGSERKLALSLLGNPRPGGALDAEGVEDLLWALFLSPEFQTIR